The genomic DNA GAATAATCAAAACCCATTGCAAAAGACAATTTGCTATTAATTTTTACATCCAGATTATTCCGCATGCTTAAACGGGAATAGCCTGTAGCTAAAGCGACTCCCCCGTCATCTGTGTATCCTGCACTAGCACTGTATCTGACAGATTCACTTCCTCCATCAATTCCTACATAATAGTTTTGCCATAGTGCGTTTTTGTAGATTTCGTCTTGAAAGTTGTTATCCTGGAAAATCAGTGTTTTAGTTGGATCTAATGGATCTGGCATGGATTTGTATCCAGTTGGTATGCTTTCCCCTTCTTTGAGGTAGCGAGTTGAATAGATTGAAGATTCTGTATTTCCTGAACTTGCAGAATAACCATCCATAAAGTTGTAGTGAGATTTGGGACCTAAGGCTACAGCTGGACGAACAGTATTGATATAATCTTCGGCATTCATGAAATTATACAATGTTTCTGCTTGTTGTAATGCCAAATTAGCCTCGAATGTTATTCGGGGAGCTTGATTGGCTGATCCTTTTTTTGTAGTGATAAGAATTACACCATTAGAAGCTCTTGAACCATAGATTGCAGTGGATGCCGCATCTTTTAAAACTTCAATAGATTCAATGTCATTTGGGTTAATACCCGAGAATGCACGTTCTACGCCATCAACTAAGATCAGAGGGTCGTTGCTTTTATTGATAGAAGAACCACCACGAATGCGGATTGTAGCATCAGCCCCAGGTGTGTTGTTATTGGAGTATAGGCGTGCACCGGCAATTTTTCCTTTTAAACCTTCACCAATAGTATTTACTGGAACATTTTTTAATGCATCACCACTTACTTTTGTAATAGCAGAGGTGATTGTTCTTCTTGATTGTGTACCATAACCGACAACAACTACTTCATCCAAACCTATAGTAGAGGCGTTTAGTGTAATGTTTAAAATGTTTTCGTTTCCTACTTTTACCTCTTTTGTCGTATATCCGATAAAAGAGAAAAGAAGAGTTGCCCCTTTTTGTACATTGAGGTTGTATTTACCGTCAATATCGGTAATAGTACCTGTTGTTGTTCCCTTGACAGAAACAGAAACACCTGGCATAGTTAGTCCATCGTTGTCTATAACAACGCCCGAAATATTCATTTCTTGAGCAGAAATTGAAATAAAAGGGAATAATAAGAGGACTAACAGTAAACATAAATGATTTAATTTGTTCATCTTTGTACTGGTTTTAAAATAGTGCTATTTTAAGATTGACACGAGGGAATAAGTACCGATCAAAGTTTTATTCCCCGTGTCTTTTTATTTAGATAAGAAACCGATTTTTATTAAATCGTTTTTCAGCATATCATATTCTTCCTTGCTTACAGCTGGAATGGGTAGTCTGCATGGGCCGCACTCTATTCCGATCAAATTCATAATTGCTTTACCTCCTCGTACACCTCCTCCGTATTTAATGATTATTTTTACTATTTCTATTGATTTCATTTGTAATTTTCTCGCATGTTGGAAGTCCCCTTCTTCAACTGCTTTCAAAATACCGTGGTAGACTTCGGGAAGATAGTTATAGGTGCTTCCAACGCCGGCAACTGCTCCGAATGCTAATCCTGAGATTAGAATTTCATCATACCCGTGAAGTACTTCAAATTCACCGTTATTTAATGTTAAACATTCACCCATTTCCATGAGATTATTGTGTGTAAATTTTGTTCCCACTAAATTAGGCATCACTTTTTTACCCTCTGTCAGAAAGGTCGCAACAGGTAAAAATACACCAGTCATAGATGGCATATTGTAATAATAGAATGGTAGTTCTTCTGCACTGTTGGCAATCGGAGTAAAAAAGTCAATTAAATCTTTGACAGTTTCCGGCTTGAAGAAACAAGGTGCCATTGCGGCAATAGCATCGGCTCCTGTCTCTGCCGCATGGCGTGCTAATTCGATTGCTTCTACTTGTGAATTACTGCCTACATGGACTATTACTTTAAATCGTCCATTGGATGATTTAACCCATTGCTCTAGAATATTTTTTCGTTCATTAGTTGTTAGGGATTGCGACTCTCCGGTCGTACCGCACACGAACACTCCTGTCATATCAGATTTAGCCATCAGATCTGCATACTTATCGATTACGGAAAGATTAATCTTTCCTTGGGCATCCATAGGAGTGAAAGATGCCGCAATTAGCCCTTTTAAACGTTGATAGTTTTTCATGTTTTTATTTTTTAGAGAATATTTTATATATTGTTAAATGATCTATGTTTTTAGTCTTGCCGGGAATAATCCAACTTGCTATATACCCAATAACGAAGCATGAGACAAATCCAGTAGTTGTATATAGTAAGAGATGTACGGATTGCTGTTGGATGACGATCAGTTGTATAAATATACTACCGATAATGCCGCATAATGCTCCTGCAGTATTTGCTTTTCGTGTGATCATTCCTAATAGGAAGAGTCCACCAAGGCTACCTAAAATGATACCTAAAATTTTATTGAATTCATCCCATAATGATTTTATTTCCCAAGTTGCCATCATATAAGCAAAAGCTATTCCTGCAATACCTAAGAAAAGAGTTGCTATTTTTGCTGTGCGTAAGTTGTCTTTTGCTTCTTTTTTAATTATTTTGCCGTGAATATCAACAATGTAGGCGGTGGCGGCCGAATTCATACTGCTACTGAGGGTAGACATGGCTGCTGCAAATATCCCTGAAATTAAAAGTCCTGTGACTCCTTGGGGGAGTTGAGAATAAATGTACCAAGGGAGAATTGCATCTCCGTCTGTGATTGTCAAACTTAAATCTGTTGGATTATGTTTATAGTAAACATATAATACTGTGCCTACGAAAAAGAAAAGAAGTGTCGCGGGAATAGTAAGAATTGCATTTGTCAGTACACTTTTCTGTGCTTGTTTTTCTGTTTCGGTAGTCATATAGCGTTGTACCATTGTCTGGTCTGTACCATAAGTTGTTAAATTGGTAAAGAAAGTCGCAATTAGTACAGTCCATAATGTTGATTGCCTCAAGTCGAAATTTAAACTTCCCAAGTCGAATTTATTGTCAACTGATGCTTCTCGGATAATACCTGAGACCCCATCAGGGATATTGCATGCGGCCATGATAACAACCAGGATGGCACCACCTAATAGAATAACGACTTGTAAAGCATCTGTCCACACTACAGCTTCAATACCTCCCATCATGGTATAGATAAGACTTAATATTCCCATCAGCCCTATGCAGAGAAATATATCGAAGCCTGTAACAACATTTAATGCTATAGCTGGTAAGAATAAGACAATTCCCATACGACCAACCTGAAATAGGATGAAAGCTATACTGCAAAGTACCCGAATTAAAGAACTGAATCGTTGTTCTAAATATTCGTATGCTGTTGTAACATTCAGTTTGCGATAGAATGGAATAAACAAATATAATATGAATGGAACAACCATTAAGATACCTGCATTTACAAGCATGTAGCTCCAATCGGAAGAATAAGCTTTTGCGGGAATGGACATGAATGTGATAGCACTCAGACTCGTTCCGAAAATACTTAGTCCAACAGCCCACCAAGGGAGTCGTCCTCCTCCTTTGAAATAGTCGTCTGTATTTTTTTGCTTCTTCGAAAAATAGTAGCCAATCCAACCAAGAGATACAAAATATAAAATGATAACAATTGTATTGACTATACCCAGTTTTTTTTCGAATGGGATGATTTCCCCTTTTAGGACATGAGGTGTACGAATACCAGGCTTGACTTCACCACTCCCTACATAAAATGTATTGCCTTTTTGGGCAATATTGGTTGTAACGGAAATAGGATAAGGAGCAACTTCTTTCTTTATCAAACTTTGGGTGATAGTATGGTAAAGACGAATTGTATTGTCAAAACCTGGATGATCATCGGATCCTGGAATTAATTGTGGTACACCCCCTAAAAAAAGAATATGGTTTGCACCACAAGATAATGCATTGCCAGCCATGACTGGAAAGCTTTGTTTCAGTTTCTTCCATGAATTTAAACGTGGGTTGAAGGCATAGCCATCTGTAAGTGTATTTATGTATCCGTCAGCTTTATAGTTACGCCCACTAAAAAGATAAAAGCATTTATCAAAACCGTCACTTTGAGTTGTACTCACTGCATATCCTCGAGGTTCTCCTGGCCATGATGGTAATTCTTTCCAACCTTTATTGCGGCTGTTGAGATCTAGAACAAAAAAATAATTGGTAGCTTCGGGCTTTTCCATGCTTTTCTGACCTCCGGCCACATATATTTTATCTCCAAGCAAAGAGGCTGTCGCATTTGCTAAAGGAACAGGTAAGGAAGGCCACTCTGTGTCAATTTTTATTTGTCCGTCAATTAGTTGAATTTGGAAAACATCATTATAGCATTGGATGGAATCGCAACCTCCAATACATAATATACCTGTATGCAATTCTATAGAATTGCCGTATGCCAAGGCTTTTGGCATACTTTCTGGTAATACTAACCATTTGGAGGCTGGCTGGATTGTGTTTATACAATATATTGTATTCTGATAAGTCTTATTTCCTCCATTCCAAGGTGTGGCATAAGGAAAATTTGCGCCTCCTGCAATAATTAGGTGGTTGTCTATAAAACCTGAAAAAGCTCCCGCAACTCCGATATTCGGCTTGCCGTCTAAATCAGGTAGAGTAAGAGAATTATCCCATTTGATTTTTTCCAATCTAGGATTAGTTGAAGGGATACTTTCTTTTAATGCTGCGGCTTGAAATAAATTCAATAAACAAGCCAGAAAAATTGTTCCTATTTTGACTGTATTAGACATATTGTTAACAAGTTATTTCTTCATTTTCTACTGTTTAGAAATCTTTTATATACTTCAAAGTGTTGTTCTATTGCTTTTCGATACCCAAGCTCATTTCTGTTTTTGAGAAAATTAAGCAGATCTACGTGGGTAACTATCTGCCCTTGCTCTTTCATTTCTATATTGATAGGTTCTAATAAATCCTTGAATTTGTTTTTTACAAAAATCATTACGGGATGAATGATATCTTGGAATTCGGAAATAGTTTTATTTCCTGTGATTTCGTATAATTTAGCATGGAATGTAAATTCGCTGACAGGGGCATATTCATTATTTTCAAAGACAATTCCCATTTTTACAATTTCTTCCAGTTCTGAAATGTCTTCCGGAGTAATATTTCTGAAAATATCGCTACATATCCCTATTTCCAAAGCAATTCTGAATCCTAAAATATCGAAAAGAGCCTCTTCGCCTAAAATACGTGGATCGACAACTCGTTTCATTCCTCCAAGAATCGTTGGTTCTGTTAGGATCATCCCCCGACGCGTACGAGTTTCTATCATCCCCATCATCTTTAACCGACTTAAAGCCTCTCGAAGTACACTGCGAGCTACCCCCAGTGCTGCTGCCAATTCCAATTCATTAGGAATAGAATCTCCTGTACGTATATCTTTTTCTTTTAAATAATTGAGAAGTTTATCCTCTACTTGATCAACAAGTGTGATTGTCTGACTATGTACTTTTAATGTATCCATTGCAATAATATTAGACGATAATTATGATTAATCTTATTTGTCAGACAAATAAATGCAAAAGATATATTATATGCAATAATTGGGTTAGTTTTTTGGATAAATTAACTATTCTTCTATTTCATCCAGCCAGATTTCCAAGCAAACCTGAGGGAATAGCTCCATTGTTTCCTGTACGGTAGTCAACGACTTCATCCGGTTAGCAATCTTATCCGCTGTATTGGGGTAGGCAGTTTCGATCAGATCGTTCAGAATGAAAGAGAAGAAAGGGGGATTTCGTTTTAGGTAGCGGTCCATTAACAAATAGCAGGTAGCGGGAGAGGATGACAGTATTAGCTTTTTCAGATCTGCATACTCTTCCGTTTCCATATATTGATAGGGAGTATTTTCTGATCCCATTTCATCGCATTTGTGAAGAAAAGAGTTGAATGTCTCGTTGAAAAGCCTCTTTTCTGTGCGGGAAGCCATTTTTATCCCAGTATTGATACGGGTGCGGAGGTCTGGTGTTACCTTGAAAACATCCGGTTCCGGATAATCTTCATTATTGCATGCTCCCAGCATGGCAAAGATGAAAAGTGCCAACAGTGTAGCTAATAGTTGTATTTTTGTCATAACCTGTTTCCGATTAATATTTCTTGTATAACTATAAGACGTTATATGACACTGGATTGTTGCAAAATGATACGACTTTTTTTGAAAATTTATTCTATGGGCTGTTTAGTTCATCGGAGCAAAGGAGGTTACGTGTGTCGTGTCTTTTAACTGCAACGAATCCTTGCGTGACAAAAGCGTATCCTGCCTGGCAAATTCCGGATGACCAGTTGCGAGTTTCTTCTTTTTCTTGATGATGTCGGGAGTAGGCAGATTGTTGTAATTTCTCCATGTCCCATCTCTTTTGGCATTACGTTTGTGTATATAACTCTTCCTGCTGGTCATTTCTGCGAAGTCGAAAGTGACGAAGCCTGTGTTATGAGAACGATTCATAGGATCGTTTTTCCATGTTTCGAGCATATTTTTATAGACCGGTAAAAATTTACCGGGAGGAGGAGCATATAACCAGAAAACACCAGGAGGCAGGTCCTTTAATGCTATTTTACGATGGGTTGAATCTGTTTGTATGTATTCGGTGAAATCTTTGAGGATGGGTAACGGGGTTACCGGTGACATTTTCATGTCGGAAGCCGGTTCATCCAAGTTTATAAAAGAACCTGATTGAATCGCTTTCATCGTCTCTGGATTCAGTTCCAGCTTTTCTTTACCGGACAAGACGTTCTGGAGCCAGACTGAATCCTTTTTTGTCCACTGCTGTGCAGATATATAATCGGCACCTTTCAGACAAATCAACATCACTATAAGCAGTTGTTTGTGCATGTTATATTATTGCATCATCTCTTTTACTTTTGCTTTCAACGCATCGCCTCTCAGGTCGCGAGCTACGATTGTCCCGTCAGGGCCAAACAAGATGATATGCGGAATTCCGTTGAAGCCGTACAGTTCAGAAGGCGTGTTCTGGGCATTGAGAATCTGTGGCCAAGTAATCTTCAAATCTTCGATGGCTTTCTTTGTATCTTTCGGCTGGTCCCATGTGGCTACACCAAGTACTTGGAATCCTTTATCCTTGTATTGGTTATACACTTCTGCCAGTATCGGGGTCTCTGCACGACAGGGGCCGCACCAGCTTGCCCAGAAGTCAACCAATACATAATTCCCTTTTCCTACATAGTCGGAGAGGGAAACCTTTTTGCCATCTTCGGTTTCCACTGTAAAGTCGGTGAAAGGTTGTCCGACGGCCGTCTTTTTCAGGTTGGTAATCCGTTGGCTCAGTTTCCGGATGATGTTCCTACTTTGGATAAAGGCGCTGGATTGGGCAATGATAGATTCCATTTCTTCCGGGTTCATAAAGTTCGATAGGTTTTGAAGGGCAAAAGCACCGATGTAATTATCTTGGTTTTTATCGATGAAGTCCTTCAGCATAGCCATATAGGCCGGCTTATACTCATTGTCGTAATAGGTCTTTGTCAATTCTTGGACTTTACTTTTATCTTGTTCCTGCTCCCGGATCTCTTTCATTTTGTTCTGGAAGAGTTCACTGATTCTTTTTTCTTCTTGGATATAGCTGCTGAAGGTCTCATTCAAGGGAGTGCCGGACGCGCTGTTCGGAGTTTCCATGTTCAGTTGGATGGTACCGTTTTCGAGCATGAAGGTGGTATAGTATTTCCTTCCGACTTGGGTTAGGCATAAAACAGCGGTGTCAATCTGACCGGTGAACGTAAACGCTCCGTTTTCAATCACTGCGCTGTCAATGTTTTGCCCCTTATCCCGGTCGAAGATATAGACTGTTTTCCCATTAAAGGTAGAATCGGGGATATTTCCCATTACCGTGTAGGAGGGAATCGGCTGTGAACAGGAGGCAAGGCCTGCTCCTGCCATGAGCAATGCGATTAATGTTTTTGTATTCATAAAATAAATATTAATGTTTTGAGGACAAAAGTAAAACATGTTGGCTTATGATAAGCCCTAATTCATGTAATTTGTCTTATCATCCAAAATATTAATTGTTTTTAGTGCTGTGTTCCCGCGCTTAATGTGGGAACACATCCTCCTTTATTCCGTTTTGATTACCTCTGCCGGGTTCAACCGTGAAATCAGCCAGATACGATAGGCGACGGTTACGAATACGATAGTGGTGGTCAGAAGGAGGATTGCCAGCCACATCAATGGATTGTTTAACCAGCCGGGATCAATCGTTATCTTTTCTTGCGTCAATATTCGCAGGAGCATATAGACGATTGCCAGCGCAGGGATGGCTGAAATGGCAAGTAAACGGATATATAGTTTACCGAACAATAGTGCAATGACCTTAGGGCCGGCTCCGTTGATTTTCCGTATGGCGACTTCTTTTTGCCGGCTGACCGTGTCGAGTGTAATGGCGGAATAGATACCCAGGACTGTAATGACTATGCTGATAACGGACAATAGGCTGAACAGGTCGCTTATCAGCATCTCCCCTCCATTG from Parabacteroides merdae ATCC 43184 includes the following:
- a CDS encoding sodium:solute symporter family protein, translating into MSNTVKIGTIFLACLLNLFQAAALKESIPSTNPRLEKIKWDNSLTLPDLDGKPNIGVAGAFSGFIDNHLIIAGGANFPYATPWNGGNKTYQNTIYCINTIQPASKWLVLPESMPKALAYGNSIELHTGILCIGGCDSIQCYNDVFQIQLIDGQIKIDTEWPSLPVPLANATASLLGDKIYVAGGQKSMEKPEATNYFFVLDLNSRNKGWKELPSWPGEPRGYAVSTTQSDGFDKCFYLFSGRNYKADGYINTLTDGYAFNPRLNSWKKLKQSFPVMAGNALSCGANHILFLGGVPQLIPGSDDHPGFDNTIRLYHTITQSLIKKEVAPYPISVTTNIAQKGNTFYVGSGEVKPGIRTPHVLKGEIIPFEKKLGIVNTIVIILYFVSLGWIGYYFSKKQKNTDDYFKGGGRLPWWAVGLSIFGTSLSAITFMSIPAKAYSSDWSYMLVNAGILMVVPFILYLFIPFYRKLNVTTAYEYLEQRFSSLIRVLCSIAFILFQVGRMGIVLFLPAIALNVVTGFDIFLCIGLMGILSLIYTMMGGIEAVVWTDALQVVILLGGAILVVIMAACNIPDGVSGIIREASVDNKFDLGSLNFDLRQSTLWTVLIATFFTNLTTYGTDQTMVQRYMTTETEKQAQKSVLTNAILTIPATLLFFFVGTVLYVYYKHNPTDLSLTITDGDAILPWYIYSQLPQGVTGLLISGIFAAAMSTLSSSMNSAATAYIVDIHGKIIKKEAKDNLRTAKIATLFLGIAGIAFAYMMATWEIKSLWDEFNKILGIILGSLGGLFLLGMITRKANTAGALCGIIGSIFIQLIVIQQQSVHLLLYTTTGFVSCFVIGYIASWIIPGKTKNIDHLTIYKIFSKK
- a CDS encoding DUF4858 domain-containing protein, translating into MHKQLLIVMLICLKGADYISAQQWTKKDSVWLQNVLSGKEKLELNPETMKAIQSGSFINLDEPASDMKMSPVTPLPILKDFTEYIQTDSTHRKIALKDLPPGVFWLYAPPPGKFLPVYKNMLETWKNDPMNRSHNTGFVTFDFAEMTSRKSYIHKRNAKRDGTWRNYNNLPTPDIIKKKKKLATGHPEFARQDTLLSRKDSLQLKDTTHVTSFAPMN
- a CDS encoding dihydrodipicolinate synthase family protein; the protein is MKNYQRLKGLIAASFTPMDAQGKINLSVIDKYADLMAKSDMTGVFVCGTTGESQSLTTNERKNILEQWVKSSNGRFKVIVHVGSNSQVEAIELARHAAETGADAIAAMAPCFFKPETVKDLIDFFTPIANSAEELPFYYYNMPSMTGVFLPVATFLTEGKKVMPNLVGTKFTHNNLMEMGECLTLNNGEFEVLHGYDEILISGLAFGAVAGVGSTYNYLPEVYHGILKAVEEGDFQHARKLQMKSIEIVKIIIKYGGGVRGGKAIMNLIGIECGPCRLPIPAVSKEEYDMLKNDLIKIGFLSK
- a CDS encoding redoxin domain-containing protein, which encodes MNTKTLIALLMAGAGLASCSQPIPSYTVMGNIPDSTFNGKTVYIFDRDKGQNIDSAVIENGAFTFTGQIDTAVLCLTQVGRKYYTTFMLENGTIQLNMETPNSASGTPLNETFSSYIQEEKRISELFQNKMKEIREQEQDKSKVQELTKTYYDNEYKPAYMAMLKDFIDKNQDNYIGAFALQNLSNFMNPEEMESIIAQSSAFIQSRNIIRKLSQRITNLKKTAVGQPFTDFTVETEDGKKVSLSDYVGKGNYVLVDFWASWCGPCRAETPILAEVYNQYKDKGFQVLGVATWDQPKDTKKAIEDLKITWPQILNAQNTPSELYGFNGIPHIILFGPDGTIVARDLRGDALKAKVKEMMQ
- a CDS encoding FadR/GntR family transcriptional regulator; the encoded protein is MDTLKVHSQTITLVDQVEDKLLNYLKEKDIRTGDSIPNELELAAALGVARSVLREALSRLKMMGMIETRTRRGMILTEPTILGGMKRVVDPRILGEEALFDILGFRIALEIGICSDIFRNITPEDISELEEIVKMGIVFENNEYAPVSEFTFHAKLYEITGNKTISEFQDIIHPVMIFVKNKFKDLLEPINIEMKEQGQIVTHVDLLNFLKNRNELGYRKAIEQHFEVYKRFLNSRK